A stretch of the Anaeromyxobacter sp. genome encodes the following:
- a CDS encoding DUF4230 domain-containing protein, whose product MRSLVKLVLLGLAIGAGAALCWRLLTPGRVAPPDVPAVVEKVRQVARLEVLQVSLYRKITFAPEPVEAGSVWGALAGWLRHTVARPQGKAIVFATARLGLDVAKLQPGDVTVRERTASIVLPPLEVVVELLPGETEVIGSNLDSADTARLLELAREAFHRQVLADRGLQGRARLAAEQALTALLLQVGLDAVEFVERPAERPRSWSGR is encoded by the coding sequence GTGCGATCCCTGGTGAAGCTCGTCCTGCTCGGCTTGGCCATCGGCGCCGGCGCGGCGCTGTGCTGGCGGCTCCTCACCCCGGGGCGGGTGGCGCCGCCCGACGTGCCGGCGGTGGTGGAGAAGGTGCGGCAGGTGGCCCGGCTGGAGGTCCTGCAGGTCTCGCTCTACCGGAAGATCACCTTCGCCCCGGAGCCGGTCGAGGCCGGCTCGGTGTGGGGCGCCCTGGCCGGCTGGCTGCGCCACACCGTGGCCCGGCCGCAGGGCAAGGCCATCGTCTTCGCCACCGCCCGGCTCGGCCTGGACGTGGCGAAGCTGCAGCCTGGCGACGTCACGGTGCGGGAGCGGACCGCGTCCATCGTGCTGCCCCCGCTCGAGGTGGTGGTGGAGCTGCTGCCCGGCGAGACCGAGGTGATCGGCTCCAACCTGGACTCGGCCGACACGGCGCGGCTGCTCGAGCTGGCCCGGGAGGCCTTCCACCGCCAGGTGCTGGCCGACCGCGGGCTGCAGGGGCGGGCGCGCCTGGCGGCCGAGCAGGCGCTGACCGCGCTCCTGCTGCAGGTGGGGCTCGACGCGGTGGAGTTCGTGGAGCGCCCGGCGGAGCGGCCGCGCTCCTGGTCGGGCCGGTGA
- a CDS encoding ABC transporter ATP-binding protein gives MSPPALAFEVVRRFRRGPVIAARAAWPLQGAPVTVLFGPSGSGKTTVLRALAGLDRPDAGAITFGEETWFDAARGLHLPPQARGVGLLFQEYALFPHLSVAANLTYGLHRLDRAGRAARLAELAERFGLAGLLSRRPAELSGGQRQRVALARALAPRPRLLLLDEPLSALDAPTREALRGELRHLLEQAGVPAIVVTHDRVEALALGDRLVVLVDGAVRQVGPVHQVFSDPVDVDVARVVGTENVFPARLVRREDGLVVVRTAGPQGIELVALDPGGVEDEAYACVRAEEVVLEPAGGHASSAQNRLGGVVAARREEGPLVRLTVDCGVKLVALVTRSSADRLGLVAGARVSAAVKAPSVRLVPRKA, from the coding sequence GTGAGCCCGCCCGCCCTGGCCTTCGAGGTGGTGCGGCGCTTCCGCCGCGGCCCGGTCATCGCCGCCCGGGCGGCCTGGCCGCTCCAGGGCGCGCCGGTCACGGTCCTGTTTGGCCCCTCCGGCTCGGGCAAGACCACCGTCCTCAGGGCCCTGGCCGGCCTGGATCGCCCCGACGCCGGCGCCATCACCTTCGGCGAGGAGACCTGGTTCGACGCGGCGCGCGGCCTCCACCTGCCGCCCCAGGCCCGCGGCGTCGGGCTGCTGTTCCAGGAGTACGCCCTCTTCCCGCACCTCTCGGTGGCCGCCAACCTGACCTACGGCCTCCACCGGCTGGACCGGGCCGGACGGGCGGCGCGCCTGGCCGAGCTGGCCGAGCGCTTCGGCCTGGCCGGCCTGCTCTCGCGGCGGCCCGCCGAGCTCTCCGGCGGCCAGCGGCAGCGGGTCGCCCTGGCGCGGGCCCTGGCGCCGCGCCCCCGCCTCCTCCTGCTCGACGAGCCCCTCTCGGCCCTCGACGCCCCCACCCGCGAGGCGCTGCGCGGCGAGCTGCGCCACCTGCTCGAGCAGGCCGGCGTGCCGGCCATCGTGGTCACCCACGACCGGGTCGAGGCGCTGGCGCTGGGCGACCGGCTGGTGGTGCTGGTGGACGGCGCGGTCCGGCAGGTCGGGCCGGTCCACCAGGTCTTCTCGGATCCCGTGGACGTGGACGTGGCCCGGGTGGTGGGCACCGAGAACGTCTTCCCGGCCCGGCTGGTGCGGCGGGAGGACGGCCTGGTGGTGGTGCGCACCGCGGGCCCGCAGGGGATCGAGCTGGTGGCGCTGGACCCGGGCGGCGTGGAGGACGAGGCCTACGCCTGCGTCCGGGCCGAGGAGGTGGTGCTCGAGCCGGCCGGGGGACACGCCTCCTCGGCGCAGAACCGGCTGGGCGGCGTCGTGGCCGCGCGCCGTGAGGAGGGGCCGCTGGTCCGCCTCACGGTGGACTGCGGGGTGAAGCTGGTGGCGCTGGTCACCCGCTCCAGCGCCGATCGGCTCGGGCTGGTGGCCGGTGCCCGGGTGTCCGCCGCCGTGAAGGCGCCCAGCGTCCGCCTGGTCCCCCGGAAGGCGTGA
- the modB gene encoding molybdate ABC transporter permease subunit, translated as MDLAALLLSAQLAGLTTLVLVVLGLPIAWWLVTSRWRARFLVEAVVALPLVLPPTVLGFYLLTALGPRAPAGRLFELAAGHPFPFSFAGLLVASVLYSLPFAVQPFAGALAGVDRRLIEASHTLGVSPLATFFRVTLPLAWPGVLAGAVLTFAHTLGEFGVVLMVGGNIPGRTRTLSVAIFDHVEALEYGAAHRTAGLLLAVSFAVLALVYALQRRPSFRWNDR; from the coding sequence ATGGATCTGGCCGCCCTCCTCCTCTCCGCCCAGCTGGCCGGCCTCACCACCCTGGTCCTGGTGGTGCTCGGCCTGCCCATCGCCTGGTGGCTGGTCACCAGCCGGTGGCGCGCCCGGTTCCTGGTGGAGGCGGTGGTGGCGCTGCCGCTGGTCCTGCCGCCCACGGTGCTCGGCTTCTACCTCCTCACCGCGCTCGGCCCGCGCGCGCCGGCCGGGCGGCTCTTCGAGCTGGCGGCCGGCCACCCCTTCCCGTTCTCCTTCGCCGGGCTGCTGGTGGCCTCGGTGCTCTACAGCCTCCCCTTCGCGGTGCAGCCCTTCGCCGGGGCGCTGGCCGGCGTGGACCGCCGGCTCATCGAGGCCTCGCACACGCTGGGCGTCTCGCCGCTGGCCACCTTCTTCCGGGTGACGCTCCCGCTGGCCTGGCCGGGCGTGCTGGCCGGCGCGGTGCTGACCTTCGCCCACACCCTGGGCGAGTTCGGCGTGGTCCTCATGGTGGGCGGCAACATCCCGGGCCGGACCCGCACCCTCTCGGTGGCCATCTTCGACCACGTGGAGGCGCTGGAGTACGGCGCGGCCCATCGCACCGCCGGGCTCCTGCTGGCCGTCTCCTTCGCCGTGCTGGCGCTGGTCTACGCCCTGCAGCGCCGCCCCTCCTTCCGCTGGAACGACCGGTGA
- the modA gene encoding molybdate ABC transporter substrate-binding protein, with protein MRRSLLPLALLLALLALPARADGPGKTLAVAAAANLKNAAEELARAFEAGRSGVAVTLTLGASGALFAQLQHGAPFDLFLSADREYPARLVAAGLATAADERTYAFGTLVAWVPPGSTLDLEGRGLAALVDPGVKRIAIANPAVAPFGRATVQALEAAGVYQAVQGKLVLGTSAAQAAQFATTGAADVAFLPASLVLGEALAAGRAVPVPAALYPRIEQSGVVLSASREPALARAFLAFVTGEKGRAILARSGYGLP; from the coding sequence ATGCGCCGTAGCCTGCTGCCCCTCGCCCTCCTCCTGGCCCTCCTGGCCCTCCCCGCCCGGGCGGACGGGCCGGGGAAGACGCTCGCCGTGGCCGCCGCCGCCAACCTGAAGAACGCCGCCGAGGAGCTGGCGCGCGCGTTCGAGGCGGGGCGGTCCGGCGTCGCGGTGACCCTGACGCTGGGCGCCTCGGGCGCCCTCTTCGCCCAGCTCCAGCACGGCGCCCCCTTCGACCTGTTCCTCTCGGCCGACCGCGAGTACCCGGCCAGGCTGGTGGCGGCCGGCCTGGCCACCGCCGCGGACGAGCGCACCTACGCCTTCGGCACGCTGGTGGCCTGGGTCCCGCCCGGCTCGACGCTGGACCTCGAGGGCCGCGGCCTCGCCGCGCTGGTCGACCCGGGCGTGAAGCGCATCGCCATCGCCAACCCGGCCGTGGCGCCCTTCGGGCGCGCCACGGTGCAGGCGCTCGAGGCGGCCGGCGTGTACCAGGCGGTGCAGGGGAAGCTGGTGCTCGGCACCAGCGCGGCGCAGGCGGCCCAGTTCGCCACCACCGGCGCCGCCGACGTGGCCTTCCTCCCCGCCTCGCTGGTCCTCGGCGAGGCGCTGGCGGCCGGCCGGGCCGTCCCCGTTCCCGCGGCGCTCTACCCCAGGATCGAGCAGTCCGGCGTGGTCCTCTCCGCCTCCAGGGAGCCGGCGCTGGCCCGGGCCTTCCTGGCGTTCGTCACCGGCGAGAAGGGGCGCGCCATCCTGGCCCGCTCCGGGTACGGGCTCCCCTAG
- a CDS encoding helix-turn-helix transcriptional regulator, with protein MSDLLLTTDEVAEVLRVHPKHVYRLLKKGLPGRRVGSEWRFSRDDVLAWSGGKPVPPADAAGPAATSPVADGAPALVAGNGDVALQVLLRLASALGPPLLGFVQADMGAAAELLRRRAVLAAGAHAGGFPSHVGEERVARVHLVQREIGLVSPKAAPLLRLRDLPRRRLASRPPSAGVRACLDEALRAERLDPAKVHRKAVALGSHLEVVLAVASGQADAGLASRAWGERAGLAFLPLATEAYGLIVKARDLGDARVVRLCEVAQGRAFRAEVGAIPGYDAAGAGDIRYDA; from the coding sequence ATGTCCGACCTCCTGCTCACGACCGACGAGGTGGCCGAGGTCCTCCGGGTCCACCCGAAGCACGTCTACCGGCTCCTCAAGAAGGGGCTGCCGGGGCGCCGGGTGGGGTCGGAGTGGCGCTTCTCGCGCGACGACGTGCTGGCCTGGTCGGGCGGCAAACCGGTCCCGCCAGCCGACGCGGCGGGCCCGGCGGCGACCTCGCCGGTGGCCGACGGGGCGCCGGCGCTGGTGGCGGGCAACGGCGACGTGGCGCTCCAGGTGCTGCTGCGCCTGGCCAGCGCCCTGGGGCCGCCGCTGCTGGGGTTCGTGCAGGCCGACATGGGAGCGGCCGCCGAGCTCCTGCGCCGGCGGGCCGTCCTGGCGGCCGGGGCGCACGCCGGCGGCTTCCCCAGCCACGTGGGCGAGGAGCGGGTGGCGCGGGTGCACCTGGTGCAGCGCGAGATCGGCCTGGTCTCCCCGAAGGCGGCGCCGCTGCTGCGGCTGAGGGACCTGCCCAGGCGGCGGCTGGCCTCGCGCCCGCCGAGCGCCGGGGTGCGCGCCTGCCTCGACGAGGCGCTGCGCGCCGAGCGGCTCGACCCGGCCAAGGTCCACCGGAAGGCCGTGGCCCTCGGCTCGCACCTGGAGGTGGTGCTGGCGGTGGCGTCGGGCCAGGCCGACGCGGGGCTGGCGTCGCGGGCCTGGGGCGAGCGGGCCGGCCTGGCCTTCCTGCCGCTGGCCACCGAGGCCTACGGCCTGATCGTCAAGGCGCGCGACCTGGGCGACGCCCGGGTGGTGCGGCTCTGCGAGGTGGCCCAGGGAAGGGCGTTCCGGGCCGAGGTGGGGGCCATCCCGGGCTACGACGCGGCCGGCGCCGGCGACATCCGCTACGACGCCTGA
- the rsgA gene encoding ribosome small subunit-dependent GTPase A has protein sequence MAIVIELSTLGFGPFFQEQLQAGAGRGAALGRIAAEHRGACQVWSPDGAGPARLAGRLRLELEEAALPGVGDWVVLDEAPRADRTAVIERVLARRTVFTRGAAGRQVRAQVVAANVDLVFAVCGLDADFSVRRIERYLARIWASGARPAVILSKADLCQDAAARAAEVARHCPAVPVLLTSVVQATGLAAVQAIILPGLTVALVGSSGAGKSTLANALLGEARLPTGEVRARDGRGRHVTTHRQLVQLPGGGLLLDTPGMRELQLVDEQGLDAVFEDVAALAAGCRFPDCRHGTEPGCAVRAAVEAGELAPDRLEHLRKLEREAQAFQRRHDVRLRRQAARDWGQRSDEVAHLRRLKGGKV, from the coding sequence GTGGCCATCGTGATCGAGCTCTCGACCCTGGGCTTCGGCCCGTTCTTCCAGGAGCAGCTCCAGGCCGGGGCGGGGCGCGGCGCAGCCCTTGGCCGCATCGCCGCCGAGCACCGCGGCGCCTGCCAGGTCTGGTCGCCGGACGGCGCGGGGCCGGCGCGCCTGGCCGGTCGGCTCCGCCTGGAGCTGGAGGAGGCCGCCCTGCCCGGCGTCGGCGACTGGGTGGTCCTCGACGAGGCGCCACGAGCCGACCGCACCGCCGTCATCGAGCGCGTGCTGGCGCGGCGCACCGTCTTCACCCGTGGCGCCGCCGGCCGCCAGGTGCGGGCCCAGGTGGTGGCCGCCAACGTGGACCTGGTGTTCGCCGTGTGTGGCCTCGACGCGGACTTCAGCGTCCGGCGCATCGAGCGCTACCTGGCGCGCATCTGGGCCAGCGGCGCCCGGCCCGCCGTGATCCTGAGCAAGGCCGATCTCTGCCAGGACGCCGCCGCCCGCGCCGCCGAGGTCGCGCGCCACTGCCCTGCGGTCCCGGTCCTCCTGACCAGCGTGGTGCAGGCCACCGGCCTGGCGGCGGTGCAGGCCATCATCCTCCCCGGCCTGACGGTGGCGCTGGTGGGCTCCTCCGGGGCCGGTAAGTCCACCCTGGCCAACGCCCTGCTCGGCGAGGCCCGGCTGCCCACCGGCGAGGTGCGGGCGCGCGACGGGCGCGGCCGTCACGTCACCACCCACCGCCAGCTGGTGCAGCTGCCGGGCGGCGGCCTGCTCCTCGACACGCCCGGCATGCGCGAGCTCCAGCTGGTGGACGAGCAGGGGCTCGACGCCGTCTTCGAGGACGTGGCGGCGCTCGCTGCGGGCTGCCGCTTCCCCGACTGCCGCCACGGGACCGAGCCCGGCTGCGCGGTCAGGGCGGCGGTCGAGGCGGGCGAGCTGGCGCCCGACCGCCTGGAGCACCTCCGGAAGCTCGAGCGGGAGGCCCAGGCCTTCCAGCGTCGTCACGACGTGCGGCTGCGGCGGCAGGCGGCGCGCGACTGGGGCCAGCGCTCCGACGAGGTGGCGCACCTGCGGCGCCTGAAGGGCGGAAAGGTCTAG
- a CDS encoding acyltransferase family protein, whose translation MESSDHGSAPGPQRVAWVDLSKGICIVLVVMLHANLDVQQARGTPGWLDHLVAFARPFRMPDFFLIAGLFLANTIGRPWRTFLDRKVLHFAYLYALWATLGYVAFIGRGALKDGQTWQQGPPPTRCSCSSLSAPSGSSTASPCTS comes from the coding sequence ATGGAGTCGAGCGATCACGGCAGCGCCCCCGGGCCGCAGCGCGTGGCCTGGGTCGACCTCTCGAAGGGGATCTGCATCGTCCTGGTGGTGATGCTGCACGCCAACCTGGACGTCCAGCAGGCGCGCGGGACGCCCGGCTGGCTGGACCACCTGGTGGCCTTCGCGCGCCCCTTCCGGATGCCCGACTTCTTCCTCATCGCCGGGCTCTTCCTCGCCAACACCATCGGGCGGCCCTGGCGCACCTTCCTCGACCGGAAGGTGCTGCACTTCGCCTACCTCTACGCGCTCTGGGCCACCCTGGGCTACGTGGCGTTCATCGGGCGCGGCGCCCTGAAGGACGGCCAGACCTGGCAGCAGGGGCCGCCGCCTACCCGATGCTCGTGCTCGAGCCTCTCGGCTCCCTCTGGTTCATCCACAGCCTCGCCCTGTACTTCCTGA
- a CDS encoding transglutaminase family protein, with protein sequence MTTSPAAPRLDLLVRVGCSLVYQATTTCALLLNLRPRTDPRQALQQELLGFGTDLPSEEFADGHGNILHRVALTPGRHEIRHDALVAVSSLPDRHDLVDASPVSPQLVPPALLRYTLPSRYCDSDRLTDFAWQQFGQFEQGLPRVLAICDWLHRNVEYRYGSGRPDLSAGDVLQRRYGVCRDFAHTLVALCRTFNLPARYVSGHLPDIGAPDPLDHMDFHAYAEVFLGGRWHTFDARFAARRIGRIKVACGLDSVDGAFSTIYGGAALVSFQVWAYQVARGAVTVGDPLDLTKRLDNRWEVVTGGAP encoded by the coding sequence ATGACCACCTCCCCCGCCGCCCCGCGGCTCGACCTGCTCGTCAGGGTCGGCTGCAGCCTGGTGTACCAGGCGACGACCACCTGCGCCCTGCTGCTCAACCTGCGGCCGCGCACCGATCCACGCCAGGCGCTGCAGCAGGAGCTGCTCGGCTTCGGGACCGACCTGCCCTCCGAGGAGTTCGCCGACGGGCACGGCAACATCCTCCACCGCGTGGCGCTGACGCCGGGGCGCCACGAGATCCGGCACGACGCGCTGGTGGCCGTCTCCTCGCTGCCGGACCGGCACGATCTCGTCGACGCCAGCCCCGTCTCGCCGCAGCTGGTCCCGCCGGCCCTGCTGCGCTACACGCTGCCGAGCCGGTACTGCGACTCGGACCGGCTGACCGACTTCGCCTGGCAGCAGTTCGGGCAGTTCGAGCAGGGGCTGCCGCGCGTGCTCGCCATCTGCGACTGGCTCCACCGCAACGTGGAGTACCGCTACGGCTCGGGCCGGCCCGACCTGTCGGCCGGCGACGTGCTGCAGCGCCGCTACGGCGTCTGCCGGGACTTCGCCCACACCCTGGTGGCGCTGTGCCGCACCTTCAACCTGCCGGCGCGCTACGTGAGCGGGCACCTGCCGGACATCGGCGCGCCGGACCCGCTCGATCACATGGACTTCCACGCCTACGCCGAGGTCTTCCTGGGGGGACGCTGGCACACCTTCGACGCCCGCTTCGCCGCCCGGCGCATCGGCCGCATCAAGGTGGCGTGTGGGCTCGACTCGGTGGACGGGGCCTTCTCGACCATCTACGGCGGCGCGGCGCTGGTCTCGTTCCAGGTGTGGGCCTACCAGGTGGCGCGCGGCGCGGTGACGGTGGGCGATCCGCTCGACCTCACCAAGCGGCTCGACAACCGGTGGGAGGTCGTGACCGGCGGCGCGCCCTGA
- a CDS encoding CsbD family protein has protein sequence MDWNRIEGNWKQFKGSVKEQWGKLTDDQLDVIAGRREHLAGQIQEVYGITKKEAGKQLYDWQKMLKDVAVAKS, from the coding sequence ATGGACTGGAACCGCATCGAGGGCAACTGGAAGCAGTTCAAGGGCAGCGTGAAGGAGCAGTGGGGCAAGCTGACCGACGACCAGCTGGACGTGATCGCCGGGCGACGCGAGCACCTGGCTGGCCAGATCCAGGAGGTCTACGGGATCACCAAGAAGGAGGCCGGCAAGCAGCTCTACGACTGGCAGAAGATGCTAAAGGACGTGGCCGTCGCGAAGAGCTGA
- a CDS encoding AMP-binding protein has translation MRLTGLPAPAPRSTTLAHALGAAARHPSGVTFVDLQERESSLRWAEVEERAARAGAVMAARGVRPGDRVAIVLRTEAAFLDAFFGAWRCGAVPVPLYPPVRLGRLEEWVAATARMLEVSGACLVVSGGGTRALLGQVLARVAPPLGLLDAGELGSGQGALRHLPAPGDLGLVQFSSGSTVDPKPVALTHAALQAQADALVAVVRPTGAEVLCSWLPLYHDMGLIGGLLGAMSYPGALVLIAPEHFLARPALWLRAMARHRATISVAPSFAYAYCADRVSDADLAGHSLAGWRLALDGAEPISGEALRRFAARFAPHGLDPAALVPVYGLSEAALAVCFAAPGQALVGAQVDPVRLAADGVVAPGRREVMSVGTPIPGVEIEVRRADGGLSGEGRLGSIWVRGPSLLREYLGDPAATAMVLVDGWLDTGDLGFVVEGALYIHGRLKDLVIVRGANRAPEELEAAVSGLPGLRPGCTVALGFTPPEGGEALLVLAERLRGSAWADGPVCDAIRRALSERTGLTPHTVRLLAPGTLPRTSSGKLRRQEALRRFQAGTLAPPRRIGALRLALEVARATLAPLMGQRRGSQP, from the coding sequence ATGAGGCTGACCGGCCTGCCCGCTCCCGCGCCGCGCTCCACCACGCTGGCCCACGCGCTGGGGGCCGCCGCCCGCCACCCGAGCGGCGTCACCTTCGTGGACCTGCAGGAGCGCGAGTCGAGCCTCCGGTGGGCCGAGGTGGAGGAGCGCGCCGCCCGGGCCGGCGCCGTCATGGCGGCGCGCGGCGTGAGACCCGGCGATCGGGTGGCCATCGTGCTCCGGACCGAGGCCGCCTTCCTGGACGCCTTCTTCGGCGCCTGGCGCTGCGGCGCCGTGCCGGTCCCGCTCTACCCGCCGGTGCGCCTGGGCCGGCTCGAGGAGTGGGTGGCCGCCACGGCGCGGATGCTCGAGGTCTCCGGGGCCTGCCTGGTGGTCTCGGGAGGCGGCACCCGGGCGCTGCTGGGCCAGGTGCTGGCCCGGGTCGCGCCGCCGCTCGGGCTGCTCGACGCCGGGGAGCTCGGATCGGGCCAGGGGGCGCTGCGCCACCTGCCGGCGCCGGGGGACCTCGGCCTGGTGCAGTTCTCCTCGGGCTCCACCGTCGACCCGAAGCCGGTGGCGCTCACCCACGCGGCCCTGCAGGCCCAGGCCGACGCGCTGGTGGCGGTGGTGCGACCGACCGGGGCGGAGGTGCTCTGCTCCTGGCTGCCGCTCTATCACGACATGGGGCTGATCGGCGGGCTGCTCGGGGCCATGAGCTACCCCGGGGCGCTGGTGCTGATCGCGCCCGAGCACTTCCTGGCGCGGCCGGCGCTCTGGCTGCGCGCCATGGCCCGGCACCGCGCCACCATCTCGGTGGCCCCCAGCTTCGCCTACGCCTACTGCGCCGACCGCGTCAGCGACGCCGACCTGGCCGGCCACTCGCTGGCCGGCTGGCGGCTGGCGCTCGACGGCGCCGAGCCGATCTCGGGCGAGGCGCTGCGCCGCTTCGCGGCCCGCTTCGCCCCCCACGGCCTGGATCCGGCCGCGCTGGTCCCGGTCTACGGCCTCTCCGAGGCGGCGCTGGCGGTCTGCTTCGCCGCGCCGGGCCAGGCCCTGGTGGGCGCCCAGGTCGATCCCGTGCGCCTGGCGGCCGACGGCGTGGTGGCCCCAGGCCGGCGGGAGGTCATGAGCGTCGGCACGCCCATCCCGGGCGTGGAGATCGAGGTGCGGCGCGCGGACGGGGGGCTGTCCGGCGAGGGCCGGCTCGGCAGCATCTGGGTCCGCGGCCCCTCGCTCCTCCGCGAGTACCTGGGCGACCCGGCCGCCACCGCGATGGTCCTGGTGGACGGCTGGCTCGACACCGGCGACCTCGGCTTCGTGGTGGAGGGCGCCCTGTACATCCACGGTCGGCTCAAGGACCTGGTCATCGTGCGCGGCGCCAACCGCGCGCCCGAGGAGCTGGAGGCGGCGGTGTCCGGCCTCCCCGGGCTGCGGCCCGGCTGCACCGTGGCGCTGGGCTTCACCCCGCCCGAGGGCGGCGAGGCCCTGCTGGTGCTGGCCGAGCGGCTGCGCGGCTCGGCCTGGGCGGACGGCCCGGTCTGTGACGCCATCCGGCGGGCCCTGAGCGAGCGGACCGGCCTGACGCCGCACACGGTCAGGCTGCTGGCGCCGGGCACCTTGCCGCGGACCTCGTCCGGCAAGCTCCGGCGGCAGGAGGCGCTCCGCCGCTTCCAGGCCGGGACGCTGGCGCCGCCGCGGCGGATCGGGGCGCTGCGCCTGGCGCTCGAGGTGGCGCGCGCCACCCTGGCGCCGCTCATGGGACAGCGCCGGGGGAGCCAGCCGTGA
- a CDS encoding type III polyketide synthase: protein MSPSALGPEILSVGRALPAHHVDQEALTAALTAQWSGQHFNPDRLAQIHRSTLVGGRHLALPLAEYAALGCFGRRNEAWLRVGLEVGEAAIRDGLARAGLEPQDVGHLLFVTTTGIATPSLDARLINRLGLRPSVKRTPIFGLGCLAGAAGVARAADALRAFPEEVAVLLSVELCSLTLQPDDLSIPNVVATGLFGDGAAAVVLGGGARPPRAGAPRILATRSVFYPDTEWVMGWDVVDTGFKIVLSAKVPEVVEGRVGADVDAFLGSQGLRRADVRHWIAHTGGPRVLEALQSGLQLPEAALARSWASLREVGNLSSASVLFVLRDHLDAAEARPGDVGVLAAMGPGFACELVLLRW, encoded by the coding sequence ATGAGCCCTTCGGCCCTCGGCCCCGAGATCCTCTCCGTCGGACGCGCCCTCCCGGCCCACCACGTCGACCAGGAGGCCCTCACGGCGGCCCTCACCGCGCAGTGGAGTGGGCAGCACTTCAACCCCGACCGGCTCGCCCAGATCCACCGCTCCACGCTGGTGGGCGGACGCCACCTGGCCCTGCCGCTGGCCGAGTACGCCGCCCTGGGCTGCTTCGGGCGGCGCAACGAGGCGTGGCTGCGGGTGGGCCTCGAGGTGGGGGAGGCGGCCATCCGCGACGGGCTGGCCCGCGCCGGCCTCGAGCCGCAGGACGTCGGCCACCTGCTCTTCGTCACCACCACCGGCATCGCCACCCCCTCGCTCGACGCCCGGCTCATCAACCGGCTGGGCCTCCGCCCCTCGGTGAAGCGGACCCCCATCTTCGGCCTGGGCTGCCTGGCGGGCGCCGCCGGGGTGGCCCGCGCCGCCGACGCCCTGCGCGCCTTCCCGGAGGAGGTGGCGGTGTTGCTGTCGGTGGAGCTCTGCTCGCTCACGCTCCAGCCCGACGACCTCTCCATCCCCAACGTGGTGGCCACCGGCCTCTTCGGCGACGGCGCGGCGGCCGTGGTGCTCGGCGGCGGCGCCCGGCCCCCACGCGCAGGTGCGCCGCGGATCCTGGCGACCCGCTCCGTCTTCTACCCGGACACAGAGTGGGTCATGGGGTGGGACGTCGTCGACACCGGCTTCAAGATCGTGCTCTCGGCCAAGGTGCCCGAGGTGGTGGAGGGCCGGGTCGGCGCCGACGTGGACGCCTTCCTCGGGTCGCAGGGGCTGCGCCGCGCCGACGTCCGGCACTGGATCGCGCACACCGGCGGCCCCAGGGTGCTGGAGGCGCTCCAGTCCGGGCTCCAGCTGCCCGAGGCCGCCCTGGCGCGGAGCTGGGCCTCCTTGCGGGAGGTGGGGAACCTCTCCTCGGCCTCGGTCCTCTTCGTGCTGCGCGACCACCTCGACGCCGCCGAGGCGCGCCCCGGGGACGTCGGGGTGCTGGCCGCCATGGGCCCCGGCTTCGCCTGCGAGCTGGTGCTGCTGCGCTGGTGA
- a CDS encoding CsbD family protein: MKTSTHDEAKGKLEKVKGTIKEATGSLLGKPRLEAEGKAQKRAGQAQEKVGQVEKVLGK; encoded by the coding sequence ATGAAGACCAGCACCCACGACGAGGCGAAGGGCAAGCTCGAGAAGGTCAAGGGCACCATCAAGGAGGCGACCGGCTCCCTGCTCGGCAAGCCGAGGCTGGAGGCCGAGGGGAAGGCCCAGAAGCGCGCCGGCCAGGCTCAGGAGAAGGTGGGCCAGGTCGAGAAGGTGCTCGGGAAGTAG